A stretch of Coccidioides posadasii str. Silveira chromosome 2, complete sequence DNA encodes these proteins:
- a CDS encoding uncharacterized protein (EggNog:ENOG410Q5FZ~COG:S), whose protein sequence is MGTSPIKKEEIDSARWIVGKRGASHGVYITESGTVVKYGHHVQAEREARAMSFVCRACPQVPVPEVLGWWEEGEGEDRVGHLAMSFIPGDMLIKSWPTMDQLQRDSILKDLEEILRQLRTLRAPSTAVIGPVDGTSPAADVRGSHAEYGGPFKTESDLNEWLVSLIHPDSTRFFGSFYVETIRNSLMSNHQLRFTHGDLGMHNILVDKGRITAIIDWEYSGWYPEYWEYVKMIQFSRDTVFRCFGRGCWRDEEGKQVVYDLEFVVDQMLDGQARNGQRVIKRPR, encoded by the coding sequence ATGGGCACGTCTCCGATCAAGAAGGAGGAAATTGATTCTGCTAGGTGGATTGTTGGCAAACGTGGAGCCTCGCATGGGGTCTATATCACAGAGTCCGGTACAGTGGTCAAATATGGACATCATGTCCAAGCTGAACGAGAGGCTCGAGCGatgagctttgtctgtaggGCCTGTCCGCAGGTTCCTGTGCCAGAAGTGCTTGGCTGGTgggaagaaggagaaggcgaAGACCGCGTGGGACATTTGGCGATGTCGTTTATTCCTGGGGATATGCTCATTAAAAGCTGGCCGACCATGGATCAACTGCAGCGGGATAGTATCCTAAAGGATCTAGAGGAGATATTGCGTCAACTACGGAcactccgtgctccgtcAACAGCTGTGATCGGTCCCGTCGATGGTACGAGTCCCGCTGCCGATGTTCGAGGCAGCCATGCTGAATATGGCGGCCCTTTCAAGACTGAGTCCGACCTTAATGAATGGCTGGTCTCTCTAATACATCCGGACTCGACGCGGTTCTTCGGTTCATTCTACGTTGAAACAATCCGGAATAGTTTGATGAGTAACCACCAACTACGATTCACGCACGGAGACCTCGGCATGCATAATATACTGGTTGACAAGGGGCGGATTACAGCGATCATTGATTGGGAGTATTCAGGGTGGTATCCGGAGTACTGGGAATATGTGAAGATGATTCAGTTTTCGCGGGATACGGTCTTCCGGTGTTTTGGGAGAGGGTGCTGGAGGGATGAGGAGGGGAAGCAGGTGGTTTATGATTTGGAGTTTGTGGTTGATCAGATGCTGGATGGCCAGGCGAGGAATGGGCAGAGGGTTATCAAGCGTCCTCGGTAG